Within the Candidatus Zixiibacteriota bacterium genome, the region GCGGAAGAACGCCCACAGAGCATCGCCCGCGAACTTCAGGACATCGCCGCCAAACTTGAATACAACACCCGCAACGGCATCAAAAAAGAGGTTCAGCACTCTGGTGAGAATCTCGGGCCCTTCGTCGCCGGACCTTGAAAGCTGTCGGGTCAGGGCCGTAAAACCGGAGGCGTCTATGCAGACAATGATACCATGGTGTTCACTCAGTTTGTGAACCTCATCGGCAGTCGACCGGCTATACCAATCGCAGATGGTCCGCGGTATATAGGGTAGCAGGTTCTTGTAGTGATTATCGAGCTCACCCATTGTAAACAAAGATCCTGATGGCAAACAGCACGAGAATGTGCACGGCCTGGTCAAAGTAGAAGGCCTGTTTGGTACCGTTGAACTTGTATGCCTTCAAATAGTCCTGAAGCCAGTGTGCCACGAAAATGACGATCAGCGCTACGGCAGTACTCAAATGGAAAAAGGCGGTGCTGGCATTCATATACAGACCAAAAAAGAGAAAGACGGCCATTACCAGCGTATACATGGCGACATGATAGGTCAGCACACCGATGGAACGTTTCTTTTCTTCTGCCACACGATCGCTCTGCAAAGCAAAGTCGCCGAAAAAATGTCCGAGCACCAGATAGAACAACAGGTCAACCATTGAAGCCCTCCCTGGTCAAGGGCAAGGTGATTTCAAAGGTCGTTCCGGCACCGACTTTCGAATCGATTTTCATCCGGCCGCTGTGCGCCTGAACGATCTTGAAGACCGACATCAGACCTATTCCATGTCCTCGTTCCTTGGTTGTAAATCGTTCTTTGAAAACCTTCGCTATAAGCCCTTCGGCCATACCGGGACCGTTGTCGATGACCTTTATAACCGCCATGTGTTCTTCGGGAGCGATCGACATGTCAACCGTTATCTGCTTATGCTCTTTTTCCGTGCACTGAGACAGAGCTTCGGCCGCGTTGACGAGAAGATTTATGATGACGCGACGAATCTGATCTTCCTTGACCGGAAGAGCCGAGGGGAAATCAGCGCTTACTTTACGGGCGAACTTGATAGTCTGGAAAGCCGCCTGCGACCGGCAGAATCTTATAAGAGCGCTTACGGCGGACGGCAGGTTAACGGCACGAAATTCGCTTTTATCGTCGCGATATATCATCATGTTCTCGACAAACTGCACAATCTCGTGTGAAGTATCGGAGATAGCCTGGAATGAACCCTTCATCTGGGCTTTCTGATCGGGTGAAAGCCGGGTCAGCGCCAGTTCGACATTGCCAATCAAAACGCCAAGATAATTCTTGAGGTCATGCGCCAGCTCGCTGGCGGTTTCCTGGGCGCTTTCGTATTTCTCGATGTCCACTATGGTTTGGTTGAGAACCTTCAATTCCGAAATATCCTGACAGATTATCAGATGCAGGACAATATCGCCATGGCCGGACAGGGATGTAACCGAGAGATATACCGGAAACCGCTCGCTGTTTCTGAGCCCGGTGGCTTCGCCGTGCCAGTACTCTATGTCGCTGGCCAGAATATTTGCGATGTCGAAATTTTCTATCAGCGAGCCTATCGCGATGTCCTCTTCCGGGTTGGCAATCTCGAACATCCGCAGGGTGGCTTTATTCATTCGGAAAATGTCGCCACGATTCGTCGTCAACAGGATCGGACTCGGGGATTGGTCTACGACACAATCCAGAAACGAGTTGAGATGAACAAGCTCTTCGTTGGTCTTTGTCAGAAGCCGATTATTTTCTTCGAGCTCCTCCATACGCGAAGAATCTGACTCACGGAGCTTGCTGGAAAGACTCCGAAGCACCCGCGTTGCCAGCGCCGGTTGTTCGCGAATACACTTTTCGAAATTGACTCTGGAAAATTCGAGCACCTGACAGTCGGATCCGGCGACAACGGTGGCAAACCGCGGCGATTCTTCCACCAGCGCCATTTCACCGATGAAATCACCGGGTCCGCGCAATGCAATCAGGCGCGGAGCGACTTTGTCGCTGCCCTGTTTGAGAACGCGCACGGTACCACGTAAAACCAGAAGCATGGTGCTTCCGGGTTCACCCTCAGCGAATATGACCTCGCCCGGCTGATACTCTTTTGCCAATGAGTATTCTTCAGCAAGGCGGATGAGAACCAGGTCTAAAGCAGGGTTGGTCGAACTCAGGTTGTTTATCCGCATAGTCTTAGGTATCGGTAAAACAACGAGAAATCTTTATGTGCTCGCCTGATTGCAGTCGATGAAAAAAGGTGTTTTACGAGGACTTAGCTTACAATAATGTCAGCGAATCCGCTGTTTCAAACTGAAACGTTCATGAGACAAATTTTACGGTTTACGGCCGATTACCATGATTTCGTACTCGTCAAGATCCAACGGGCGTCGCCCCCAGTTTCCGGCCGTGCCGCCGCCAATGTACTCTACCTCGAAGCCGGATATTCGCAGCATGAGCAGCAATTCGGCGGGAGCGAATCCGCGCTCGGAAACCCGCAACGATTTTTTTTGGCCCGATATTTCATATTCCATGTCGTAGTTCTCAATTACGTAGATTGGGTCCAGCTTGCCCGAAGCCACATCGTCATTGTTGTATAAGCGTATGAGACGAAACGCGTTGAGGGCCGTCAGTATAAACTTGCCCCCTGGTTTGAGGGCCTTGTGGATATTTCGAAGAGTGGCCAGATCGTGTTCAGCGGGATTGTCGTCCGCCCCAAGCAATCCAAAAGAGCCTTCGCACAGGCACATACAGACGTCAAACTGATGATCGATCTCAAAAGTGGTGGCATCCGCCTCCATCCATTTTACCTCAACTCCTGCCCTTTTTGCCGCCTGAGTCGCCTGCTTGAGCATCCCCGGCGAAAGGTCGATACCGGTGACATCATACCCCCGACGGGCCAATTCAACCGAATGTCGGCCCGTGCCACAACCAACATCCAAAACGGTACATCCGGCGTCAAGTTCGAGCTGCTTTATAATGAAGTCGACTTCCGCTAAGGTATTCTTGGTGAACACATTACCCATGTAATCAGGGGCGTGTTCGTCGAAAAAGGTCCGCCAGTTATTTTGCCCGCGCATAATCTCAAATCTCCCATGCATTTTTCATTTTCTTACGTTTGGAGCAATTGGATATTTTTGATTATAATCGATCTTTACCGACGATTTCACCAAATTTCTGTAGAATTTCACCTGTGGGCCAGGCTATCACGGAGCCTGCCGAAACTCTTATCCCCGGCTTTTCGTATGGTAATTCAGACCGGAGAGCTAAAACCGTACTTTGAACAGGAAGAACCCGAAAACAAGTGACTCCCGCGGTTTCATAAGTCGAGTCAGGTTCAATCAAGATAAATAAGGAGCTCTGAGATGTTTGATGGTATGCATGCACGTTGGCGGTATGTGCTCAACTGTGCCGCAGTGCTTGGGACAGTCTTTGTAGTCGCGGTCGTGTTTGCGTTTGGCAGTGCCACGGCGCAACCAATGCCTGCGGGTGGTGATGATTCACCGAAAATCGACGCCAAAAAGCAGGCGGAGATTATCGACAGTGTGGTAGCAGCACTGAATGAAATCTACGTATTCCCCGAGACAGCCAAAAAGATGGAGCAGTATCTTCGCCAGCGCCACAAGGACAAAGCCTACAATGGTCTTGCTACTACTCGCGAGTTCACCGCGCAATTAACCGAAGATGTGCGTGAGATAAGTAAGGATCGGCACCTGGCAGTCATCTTCATGCCCCAGGATGATGTCGATTATTTTCTGAACCGTGACTCCGTGTCGGAGCAGGAACAGCGGCGAATCCTGCAGGAGGAAATCCGGCGAGAGAGTTACAGTAATTTCGACTTTGAAAAGGTCGAGCGCATGTCGGGTAACGTGGGTTATCTGAAGTTCAATAGCTTTGCGGAAGCCGAATATGCCGGAGCGACCGCAGTTGCGGCGCTCAATTTCCTTGCCCATTGCGATGCTCTCATTATTGACCTGCGCGATAATGGCGGTGGAAACCCGTCAATGATTCAACTTATCACGAGCTATTTCTTCGAAGAGCCGGTTCATCTCAACAGCTTCTACGTTCGCGCGGAGGATAGCATCCATCAGTTCTGGACCCAGTCACATGTTCAGGGTCCTCGCATGACCGATGTTGATCTTTATGTCCTGACGAGCTCGCGCACTTTCTCCGGGGCCGAGGAATTCACCTATAACCTGAAAAATCTCAAGCGGGCCACCATCGTCGGTGAAACCACAGGTGGAGGGGCGCACCCGGTCGACCGTCGGCTATTCGCCAACCTGAATGTCGCTATGTCGCTGCCTTTTGGACGCGCTATCAATCCGATAACCGGTACCAACTGGGAAGGTGTTGGCGTCGAGCCGGATATAAAGGTGTCCCGTGAACAGGCGCTGGATGTCGCCTACACCGAAGCTCTCAAGTCCCTGTTGGAAAAAGCTACCGATGAAGAACGCAAGCAGAACCTTAGATTCATCATGGATATAAAACAGGCTCTCAGAAATCCGGCAGTGGTTGGTGAGGATATTCTGCGTAAGTATGTCGGTGTCTATGGGCCACGCGAGATTACTTACGAGGACGGTGCCCTTTATTACCAGCGTAAGCCCAACCCGAAGTTGAAAATGATCCCTCTCAGTGAAAACACTTTCTGCTTCGACCAACTGGATTATTTCAAGCTGAAAGTCAATGTCGATGCTGACGGTAACCCTACGGAGTTGATGGGAATATATTCGGGAGGCAACGTGGATGTAACGCCTAAGGGAGAGGCCCAATAAATCTGTCAGGTGATTATGCGAAAACGGCGAATGCGTCTGGCATCCGCCGTTTTCTTTTGGGGTCCGTTGCAGTGAATCTCTAAAGTGTGAAGGCGATAAAGAAGGCGCCATCGCCGCGGTAGACGCGAAGAAGCAGGGTATCACCCTTGTTTGCCCCGGAGACAATACTGTTAAACTCCTCGACACTTTCTACACGTCGCCTGTTGACGGAGCCGATAACATCCCCCTCTCTGAGACCCGCCCGAAAGGCCGGGCTGCCCTGGTCAACACCTGTCACCACCGGTCCCGTCATGTTGGGATTAAGGCCATACTTCCTCGCCAGATCCGGGGTGAGGGATCCCACCGTAAAGCCGAGGAGATCCGCCAGACCGCTGGTTGATCCAGCCGAGGCGATATCACCGGGCAACTCACCCAGCTTAACGCTGGTCGTGTGTGAATGGCCATCGCGAAGGTATTCGAACTCGACTGTGGTGCCGGGCGCCATCGCGGCGACACTGTTGCGCAGCTGGGTCGGTCCGTCAATCTTCTTTCCATCCATGCCCACGATAACATCGCCCGCCTCAAATCCTGCTTTATCCGCTGGACTGTCAGCGAGAACATCACCAACCAGCGCTCCCTGCTGGCCCTTGAGTCCCATGGCCTGGGAAATAGCCTCGTTGACCTCCTGGATCGACACCCCCAGCCAGCCGCGGACGACCTTGCCCGACATAACCAGCGAGTTCATAATGCCTACGGCCATGTTGGACGGTACGGCGAAACCTATTCCCTGGTAGCCCCCGGTTCTTGAAACAATGGCGCTATTGATGCCGACAAGTTCGCCGTTTAGATTTACCAGCGCGCCTCCCGAGTTTCCGGGATTTATCGCGGCATCGGTTTGAATGAAATCTTCATAGTCGGCCAGGCCGATATTCGACCTGCCTTTGGCGCTGACTATGCCCTGCGTGACGGTGTGAGCGAGATTCTGACTCATGGGACTGCCGACTGCAAGCACTAACTCGCCGACCTGGAGATCGTCACTGTTGCCAATCTTAATAGCAGGCAGATCTTTTGCATCGATATGAATGACTGCGATGTCAGTCTTCGAGTCCGTGCCTACCACCTTAGCGGGATACTGGTTGCCGTCGATGGTGCGAACATAGATACTGTCCGCTTCCGCTACGACATGGTGGTTGGTGAGGATATTGCCATCGGAACTGACGATAACCCCCGAGCCGAGGCCCTGCTGGCGGAATTCCTGCTCGGGCATTTCCTGTTGTGGTCGGTTTGGGCCATAGAAGAAATCCAGAAACGGGTTGCCCATGAAGGGGCTCTGCCTGTATCTCAAGGTTTTTTCGGTGAACACAGTCACCACAGTCGGTTTTACTTTCGCCGCAATATCGGTGAAAGCGCTGTTCAGGTCACGTAGCGATGTGATGGGGCGATCCTGAATATTACCGGTCTCGACAACAGCGGCTATGGCTTGCGCATCAGGATTATCGAACAGATGAACGTGAGGCGACAGGACAACACTGACAGTAGCCAGGCCGAGTAGAACCAAAACGAGTTTAAGAGACAACCTATTCATATACTCTCTCCTCCATTTACCTATATTAATGAAGCACTCACAGATTGAGTTTCCCCTTTTTTACAAGCGTCTTTCTTTTCAGTTCCATTGGGGAGCGGCAGAGCCCACTATTGAAAAAACTGCCACGCAAGTCGAACTTGTGCCGCAAAGATTGGTTGAGTATTTTAATGCTAAAGTCCTAAGTCCGCAAAGCCCATTAAGGAAACGACAGATGAAGCCATATAGTGAGAAGATAACTTTTGCATCGTCAGCCGGCGATTTGCTGGCCGCCAGCCTTGAACTTCCGGTCGCCCCGCCACGGGCGTATGCTATTTTCGCACATTGCTTTACGTGTTCCAAAGACTATGTGGCCGCGAGTTGGATCGCAAAGTCGTTAGCGGCCGAAGAGATTGCCGTGCTGCGTTTCGATTTTACCGGTCTGGGCAACAGCCAAGGCGATTTTGCCAACACCAATTTTTCATCAAATGTTGAGGATCTTCTGGCGGCGGCCACCTTTCTCAGGGAGAACTATTCGGCGCCTGAAATTCTGGTCGGACATTCGCTCGGTGGTACCGCCTCAATAGTGGCGGCGTCAAAATTGCCCGATGTCAAGGCGGTTGCCACTATTAACGCCCCGCACAGCCCCGCCCACTTAAAGCGGCATCTGCAGGCAGCCGAGAGTGAAATTAACGCGAGGGGAGAGGCAATCGTAAATCTGGCCGGAAGACCGTTCAAAATCAAGAAGCAGTTTCTCGATGACATCAGTTCACACAATATGGATGAAATTCTGCGCAGTCTCAGCAAGCCGTTGATGATATTTCATTCACCCGTTGATAAGATTGTCGGAATCGATAGCGCCGCGAAACTCTTTACAACCGCGCGACACCCGAAGAGTTTCATATCGCTTGATTCGGCCGACCACCTGCTGACCAACAAGGCTGACGCCGATTTCGTGGGGCGAACTCTGGCGGCATGGGCCTTGAGATATGTTGGTGGGAAACGAAACTCCTAACCGGGTTTCTCAACCGACACGACCGGGAGTGTTCAGGTTCTGAGTTTGATTCGCAGGGCTATGATGGCCGCGATAATCTCGCTGATCATATTCCACAGTCTTGAGGCCACGGCGAGGCCGGCAGCCACCGGCCCAAGGTAGGCTGTCATCACCGATGTCAGAACAAGTTCGCGTACCCCCAACCCGCCCGGCGAAAACACCGTTAGATAACCTATCTGATAAGAGACAACAAACGCCCCGATACCGGCCACTACCGGAAATTCAATAACACCGGCGATCGATCTGGCAAAAAGCCAGAACGATAGGCCAAAGACCGCCCAGGCGATAAAATAACCAACATATACCTTCAGGGCCGTGACTTTGCTTATTTGAAAGGTTACGGGAGGTCTCTTGAAGATCTTCAGAATTACGTTGAACAACAGCAAGGTCCTGTTTGGCGCGACAATCATCAGAAGGGAAACTACAAATACGATCAGGATAGCCACATACAGGCCGGTACCTACGAAGCGGCTTATTTCGGTGGCCAGAAGCTCCGGATGCCACACGATCGCGACAAGACCGACAAGAAACGCCGCCGGAATGGCGAACATCTGTGCCAGCCCCCACGAAGCTGCTGCCGCCTCCTCTTTGATATTGACCTTCTTTGCCAGATACACCATTCCGAACACCTGCCAGACCTTACCCGGTATGTATCTGCCAAGATTGGCTATGTAACTTATTTTGAAGGCTGTGCGGAGGTTAATCCGGTAGCCGAAACCGGATATCAAAAAGCACCATACTTGAGCCAGAAGTAAGAACGTGAGAAGATGTGTCAGTATCGCAAGTACCAGAAGATAGGGGTTTAATACCCAGTCGTAGGTGATCACCTCATTCCAGCTGGTTACCAGTTTTTTCCCGGCAAAATAGACAACGATTATTATCAGGATGTACTTCAGGACCTTTAAGAAGGCCCGGTAAGTTCCCCCGCCTGAGTTGGAACCGGATGTCAAATTACGATTCTTTCCTGAATCCTGTTGTTAAAGATGCGGATGCGTTCTCTCGCTCATATTCTCTCGTTCAAATTAGGGTGTCCGGTCAAAAATTCAATTGTTTTTTTCAATGCGACTTTCTACTTTTCGATTAAGACGTCTGATGATGCGTCGATAGTAGCTATTACAGGACGAGTTGCCATTCGGAACTTTGTTCACACGTAATTGACGATTCGCCCCCCACTTCAATGACTCAACAAAGGGAATTGTTGGTATGTCTCGCAAGAAAATAGTTCTCGTGGTCGGAGCCCGACCGAACTTCATGAAATCCGCCCCGCTGATGAAAGAATTGGCAAAGCACACCGACCGCTTCGAAACCGTTCTGATTCACACCGGTCAGCATTACGATCACAAACTGTCGCAGTTGTTTTTCGATGAGCTCAAGATGCCCAAACCGGATATCTATCTGGGAGTCGGGTCCGGAAGTCACGCCGAACAAACGGCCAGGATAATGACTGCGCTGGAAAGCGAGATGATGGCTTCCAGGCCGGATCTGGTGGTGGTGTTCGGCGATGTCAATTCTACTCTCGCGACTTCGGTGGTAACATCCAAACTGTGGATTAAACTTGCCCACGTAGAGGCCGGACTGCGAAGTTTCGATAACACCATGCCGGAAGAGATCAACCGCATTGTCACCGACCGTCTGTCGGATTATCTGTTTGTTTCCGAGAAATCGGGACTCGTTAATTTGAAAGCCGAGGGTGTCCCGGACGAGAAAGTCTTCTTCACCGGCAATATCATGATAGACTCTCTGGTAAGTAACCTGGAAGTCGCCCGCAAATCAAATATTCTTGATCGTCTGTCTCTGAAGCCGCGCGAATATATCGCTATGACAATGCACCGTCCTGCCAACGTTGATAATCGTGAGATTCTCGAAAACATTATCGGCGGGGTAATTGAAATCAGCAGACGAATGCCGATCGTGTTTCCGTGCCATCCGCGCACGCAAAAGCGAATCGAAGAATTCGGCATGACTTTAGAAAGCATGGGGGGGAACATAAAGATCGTTGAGCCTCTGGGATATCTCGATTTTCTGAGACTGCAGGCCGAATCCAAGATGGTTTTGACCGATTCCGGCGGTATCCAGGAGGAAACAACCTACCTTCAAATACCATGCGTAACGATGCGGGAGAACACCGAACGTCCCGCCACCGTTGATA harbors:
- a CDS encoding lysylphosphatidylglycerol synthase transmembrane domain-containing protein, with the protein product MTSGSNSGGGTYRAFLKVLKYILIIIVVYFAGKKLVTSWNEVITYDWVLNPYLLVLAILTHLLTFLLLAQVWCFLISGFGYRINLRTAFKISYIANLGRYIPGKVWQVFGMVYLAKKVNIKEEAAAASWGLAQMFAIPAAFLVGLVAIVWHPELLATEISRFVGTGLYVAILIVFVVSLLMIVAPNRTLLLFNVILKIFKRPPVTFQISKVTALKVYVGYFIAWAVFGLSFWLFARSIAGVIEFPVVAGIGAFVVSYQIGYLTVFSPGGLGVRELVLTSVMTAYLGPVAAGLAVASRLWNMISEIIAAIIALRIKLRT
- a CDS encoding DUF3307 domain-containing protein — encoded protein: MVDLLFYLVLGHFFGDFALQSDRVAEEKKRSIGVLTYHVAMYTLVMAVFLFFGLYMNASTAFFHLSTAVALIVIFVAHWLQDYLKAYKFNGTKQAFYFDQAVHILVLFAIRIFVYNG
- the wecB gene encoding UDP-N-acetylglucosamine 2-epimerase (non-hydrolyzing); protein product: MSRKKIVLVVGARPNFMKSAPLMKELAKHTDRFETVLIHTGQHYDHKLSQLFFDELKMPKPDIYLGVGSGSHAEQTARIMTALESEMMASRPDLVVVFGDVNSTLATSVVTSKLWIKLAHVEAGLRSFDNTMPEEINRIVTDRLSDYLFVSEKSGLVNLKAEGVPDEKVFFTGNIMIDSLVSNLEVARKSNILDRLSLKPREYIAMTMHRPANVDNREILENIIGGVIEISRRMPIVFPCHPRTQKRIEEFGMTLESMGGNIKIVEPLGYLDFLRLQAESKMVLTDSGGIQEETTYLQIPCVTMRENTERPATVDIGTNVITGTDPKKFTEAALAAIDGNGKKGSIPDLWDGRTAGRIVDVLLEKIN
- a CDS encoding class I SAM-dependent methyltransferase — protein: MRGQNNWRTFFDEHAPDYMGNVFTKNTLAEVDFIIKQLELDAGCTVLDVGCGTGRHSVELARRGYDVTGIDLSPGMLKQATQAAKRAGVEVKWMEADATTFEIDHQFDVCMCLCEGSFGLLGADDNPAEHDLATLRNIHKALKPGGKFILTALNAFRLIRLYNNDDVASGKLDPIYVIENYDMEYEISGQKKSLRVSERGFAPAELLLMLRISGFEVEYIGGGTAGNWGRRPLDLDEYEIMVIGRKP
- a CDS encoding alpha/beta hydrolase; translation: MKPYSEKITFASSAGDLLAASLELPVAPPRAYAIFAHCFTCSKDYVAASWIAKSLAAEEIAVLRFDFTGLGNSQGDFANTNFSSNVEDLLAAATFLRENYSAPEILVGHSLGGTASIVAASKLPDVKAVATINAPHSPAHLKRHLQAAESEINARGEAIVNLAGRPFKIKKQFLDDISSHNMDEILRSLSKPLMIFHSPVDKIVGIDSAAKLFTTARHPKSFISLDSADHLLTNKADADFVGRTLAAWALRYVGGKRNS
- a CDS encoding DegQ family serine endoprotease, translated to MNRLSLKLVLVLLGLATVSVVLSPHVHLFDNPDAQAIAAVVETGNIQDRPITSLRDLNSAFTDIAAKVKPTVVTVFTEKTLRYRQSPFMGNPFLDFFYGPNRPQQEMPEQEFRQQGLGSGVIVSSDGNILTNHHVVAEADSIYVRTIDGNQYPAKVVGTDSKTDIAVIHIDAKDLPAIKIGNSDDLQVGELVLAVGSPMSQNLAHTVTQGIVSAKGRSNIGLADYEDFIQTDAAINPGNSGGALVNLNGELVGINSAIVSRTGGYQGIGFAVPSNMAVGIMNSLVMSGKVVRGWLGVSIQEVNEAISQAMGLKGQQGALVGDVLADSPADKAGFEAGDVIVGMDGKKIDGPTQLRNSVAAMAPGTTVEFEYLRDGHSHTTSVKLGELPGDIASAGSTSGLADLLGFTVGSLTPDLARKYGLNPNMTGPVVTGVDQGSPAFRAGLREGDVIGSVNRRRVESVEEFNSIVSGANKGDTLLLRVYRGDGAFFIAFTL
- a CDS encoding S41 family peptidase; protein product: MHARWRYVLNCAAVLGTVFVVAVVFAFGSATAQPMPAGGDDSPKIDAKKQAEIIDSVVAALNEIYVFPETAKKMEQYLRQRHKDKAYNGLATTREFTAQLTEDVREISKDRHLAVIFMPQDDVDYFLNRDSVSEQEQRRILQEEIRRESYSNFDFEKVERMSGNVGYLKFNSFAEAEYAGATAVAALNFLAHCDALIIDLRDNGGGNPSMIQLITSYFFEEPVHLNSFYVRAEDSIHQFWTQSHVQGPRMTDVDLYVLTSSRTFSGAEEFTYNLKNLKRATIVGETTGGGAHPVDRRLFANLNVAMSLPFGRAINPITGTNWEGVGVEPDIKVSREQALDVAYTEALKSLLEKATDEERKQNLRFIMDIKQALRNPAVVGEDILRKYVGVYGPREITYEDGALYYQRKPNPKLKMIPLSENTFCFDQLDYFKLKVNVDADGNPTELMGIYSGGNVDVTPKGEAQ
- a CDS encoding ATP-binding protein; protein product: MRINNLSSTNPALDLVLIRLAEEYSLAKEYQPGEVIFAEGEPGSTMLLVLRGTVRVLKQGSDKVAPRLIALRGPGDFIGEMALVEESPRFATVVAGSDCQVLEFSRVNFEKCIREQPALATRVLRSLSSKLRESDSSRMEELEENNRLLTKTNEELVHLNSFLDCVVDQSPSPILLTTNRGDIFRMNKATLRMFEIANPEEDIAIGSLIENFDIANILASDIEYWHGEATGLRNSERFPVYLSVTSLSGHGDIVLHLIICQDISELKVLNQTIVDIEKYESAQETASELAHDLKNYLGVLIGNVELALTRLSPDQKAQMKGSFQAISDTSHEIVQFVENMMIYRDDKSEFRAVNLPSAVSALIRFCRSQAAFQTIKFARKVSADFPSALPVKEDQIRRVIINLLVNAAEALSQCTEKEHKQITVDMSIAPEEHMAVIKVIDNGPGMAEGLIAKVFKERFTTKERGHGIGLMSVFKIVQAHSGRMKIDSKVGAGTTFEITLPLTREGFNG